In the Bacillota bacterium genome, one interval contains:
- a CDS encoding ABC transporter ATP-binding protein: protein MKQLMMSYGSQAVLRGVNLKVYPGQIIGYIGANGAGKSTTVKIVLGLIEQYYGEVTIFGRDIRAGVEYKGRIGYVPEAGDVYDCLSGQEYLTFVGDLYGVAPEVVARRAARLTHLLGLADSYRARISTYSKGMRQKLLIIASLIHNPDILFWDEPISGLDANSVMIVKEVMAGLARQGKTIFYSSHIMEVVEKLSDRIVLLHNGVIAADGPIAELRGAGVDKSLHDIFNKLTGFRGHKEVADEIISLLVT, encoded by the coding sequence ATGAAGCAGCTGATGATGAGTTATGGTTCGCAGGCGGTCCTAAGGGGGGTGAATCTCAAGGTCTACCCCGGGCAGATTATCGGGTACATCGGGGCTAATGGCGCGGGCAAAAGTACCACCGTTAAGATTGTGCTTGGCTTGATCGAGCAGTACTACGGCGAGGTGACGATATTTGGGCGTGACATTAGAGCGGGGGTGGAGTACAAAGGGAGAATCGGCTATGTACCTGAAGCGGGTGATGTCTACGACTGCCTGTCTGGGCAGGAGTATCTAACCTTTGTCGGCGACTTGTACGGAGTGGCACCGGAGGTTGTGGCGAGGCGCGCGGCTAGGCTAACGCATCTTCTTGGGCTTGCCGACAGCTACCGTGCGCGTATCTCTACTTACTCTAAAGGCATGCGCCAAAAGTTGCTGATTATAGCTAGTTTGATACATAACCCAGACATTCTCTTCTGGGATGAGCCGATTTCCGGCCTAGATGCCAACAGCGTGATGATCGTTAAGGAAGTCATGGCTGGTTTGGCGCGCCAGGGCAAGACCATCTTCTATTCTTCGCACATCATGGAGGTGGTAGAGAAGCTTAGCGACCGTATCGTTTTGTTGCATAACGGAGTGATTGCGGCCGATGGGCCGATCGCGGAACTTAGAGGGGCCGGCGTTGACAAATCGCTCCACGATATCTTCAACAAACTTACTGGCTTCAGGGGACATAAAGAAGTGGCAGACGAAATCATTTCTCTCTTGGTGACATAG
- a CDS encoding DUF4926 domain-containing protein yields the protein MLLINEHDVVRLKNGRRGTVVHIYSMRQGLPQAYVVELSPGDGDLVTVLYDDVVAVVWRVGDPINGYEE from the coding sequence ATGTTGCTCATCAATGAACATGATGTAGTCAGGTTGAAAAATGGCCGCAGGGGAACCGTTGTGCACATATATTCGATGCGCCAAGGCTTGCCGCAGGCGTATGTAGTAGAGTTGTCCCCGGGAGATGGGGATTTGGTCACCGTTTTGTATGACGATGTCGTAGCAGTAGTGTGGAGAGTGGGAGACCCCATTAATGGGTACGAGGAGTGA